CACTCAACTAATACATCCTCATGGAGCGCGCCGGGCTCAGGAAACGGACTTTCATCGGCAAACTTCACAGCTTCGGTCACCGTCTCAATCACATCTTTATCCATCTGCTTAAAGTCGGCCTCGGTAGCCAGGCCATCCTGAAGGATCCGGCTCTTGAGAAAAATCAACGGATCCTGCTTACGGGCTTCTCCAACTTCTTCCTTCGTTCGATAATGACCGTGGGCGGGATCGGACATGGAATGACCCATAAATCGATACGTTGACGCCTCAATAAAGTATGGTTGTGGTTCTTTTCGCAACTTCTTCACCACGCCCGCGGTCAACTCCTTCACCGCCAGCACATCCATCCCATCCACCTGTTCCGCTTCAATCCCATGCGCCCTGGCCCGTTCGGCAATGTCTTTATACAGCAGCATCTCGCGTTCAACCGGCGTACCCATCCCGTACCGGTTGTTTTCGCAAATAAAGATGACAGGTAACTTCCACAACGCCGCCAGATTGAAGGCTTCATGCGTATGCCCGCTGGGAACCGCTCCATCACCAAAAAAGCAGAGAACCACCCGGTCTTCCTTGCGATACCGTGAGGCAAACGCCAACCCGACTGCAAGCGGTAAATGCCCACCAACAATGGCATACCCGCCCATGAAGTGCCGTTCGACGTCGATGAGATGCATCGATCCTCCTTTGCCTTTACACAAGCCGGTGGCCTTTCCAAACAATTCAGCCATCACATTTTTGGGATCCGACCCCTTGGCCAGACAATGTCCGTGATCCCGGTAGGAGGTAATGACATAGTCATCCGGGCGAATCGCATGCATACATCCCACGGCGACTGCTTCCTGACCGATGTATAAATGAAGGAAGCCTGCGATCTTCGCTAAGGCGTACATCTCCGCCGACTTTTCCTCAAAGCGTCGGATGAGGAGCATGTCCCGGTACAATGTCAAGAAATCGTTCTTGTTCGAATGGTGTTCCACCGTACTCTTCGCCATAATTGCGTGTCTTCGTTTTCCTTCAGTGCTGTCTTTGTAACGTTAGAAGAACTGTAGCAAGAGATCGCCTGCCGATACAATTTTTAAAGTCTTTACCGAAAAATTTTTTACCTTTCCTTCCCCTTTGACTTCCATGCAAATCAGGACCAGTCCTAGACTCCTTCTCAGGTTCACCTCGTTTGGAATTTTCCAAAAAAATCCAGGAAACACATTTCACATGTTGTCAGGCATGTGGAAAATTCCCACATCAAGGAAGGGGCTTACCTTTTCTTCTCCAATGACTTCTAAGGCGCGATAAGGTTGGAGGTCAGTAATACAGATGAAGGCCGACTCCGATCCACTCGGTTCGCTGAGAATAAAATTGGCCGTTGGGTGAAGCACCCTTATAATACTCCATTAAGAGTTGAAGTTTGCGATCGCCGATACGGGCATTTTCGAATTGTAGCCCTGCCATCAGCGAACGGTTGATGATCCAATTGCTTCTCTCATTGACCTGAAAATCTCCATACGCCACCGGACGAATCTTCCCGCTCAATAACGTCCAAGGGCTCGTTAATTCGGCCCCGAATTGGCTTGTGCCGCGGCCTAACGAGTCGGGATCCCGATTCACCAGTATCCCGCCGCCGCCATACACCCGGAACCAGTCGAACAATTCATAGGACAACTTTGCATCAATTTCTTCATAGGACAAATTGATTCTGTTCGGCTGGTTATTGAGAATGAATTCATCACCAAGATGGGAACTTTGATGATGGATGCGAAGGAAGCCGGAAAGGGAACCGGTCCGATAACTGGCAAGAAGGCCGGCAGTATAATCAGCGTTGACAAGGTCTTTGGACGACGCGTCCAAATCGAACACGCTGAAAACTCCGCCCTGGAACGCGATTTCCCATTGTCCGTCGAATGGCGCAGCATTCCGATAGATCGCGAACGTTTCTCCGAAATTTGCCGAGCCGGTTTTTGAGGGTTCGGAACCTTTTGAAATATCACGATAGGTCACGGAGAAATGCGGCCAACGTGGGTCGGCATGAAGCGGATCGAAGAGAAGACCATTCGGAAGAAACTTGGACTCGGGCTTGGGAATTTCTTGCGTGATAGCATCCGATGGAGGAGGTTTGGGAGTCACGGAGTCGGCATTGCCCTCTATGACTTCTACTCGCTTGACACCGGGAATGTTTTCCAGCGCGGTCTGGACCTTCGTTCGGTCCAGAGTCCCGAGCGAAACGGCATAGACGGTCACGACGCCGTCTTTTACGATCAAGGAGGCATTGGTTGCGTTAAATTCATGTTGAAGTACAGCGGCGGCATATCCGGCGATGTAGGAATCTTCGACCGCGATGGCGTTTGGCATCCATCCAAAAATACAACAGAGTAGGAACACGATCACGTTTGTCCATTTCCGCAATCCTGTATGGGTCGTTGTGGGAACCGTAGAATCTGCGGCGAGAGAAGCAACCGGTTGGGTCATGGGAATTTGCGCTCCTTACCGAAGGTTAAAAGGAATAAGAACCTCGCGAGGAAATACTCAACGCTCAGGGAACACCGGAAAGTTCTCTTAGCTGGCACCACAGACCACTTTCTTTTTGGAGTGGTCAGGTTAGGGCATCCTGGTTTATCAGGAAGAAGCCCTGCTCACAAAATAGCATGACGAATGATTTTGGTTGGACAGACAAAACGTCAGGGTGAGCGGCATAATTTGGACATTGTCAAATAAGAAGATTCACGGGGTCACGCGCAAAGGACTGATTATTTATTCAACAATGACGATTTGGTTCTTATGTCTGTCCCAATAAGAAGGCCGGCTGCAGAGTCAGTCCACAGCCGGCCTTCTTAGAGATGCGTAAAAGGAATGAGAATTACTTTTTCATCGGTTCTTCTTTCATGGGTTTCTTTTTCTTTTTACCCATTTTCTCTTTTCCCTGGGCTTCTATGTTACCAGGCATCTCCTGGCCTTTGGCGTCGGATGACATCTCTTCGCCTTTTCCCTTCATGTCCCCCATGGCGTCATCAGCCGTTTTCATGCCCTCCTCTTTCATCGTTTCGGTCTTGTCTGTCATTTCGTCTCCCATCCCGGCCGCAAACGATACGGAACCGATCCCAAACAGCAACACGATACCTGCACACATCAGAAATACGCGTTTCATAGAATCACCTCCTTGAACAGACACACAGGTTGAATGGTGAAGATGTGAAACCGTGGGAAGAATGTTTGGCATGTTTCAATCCTTTCACCTCTGATGCCAAGGTTGGTTGCCACAAGGATGACGGGGCCCATCACCAGGCCGTCATCCGGCTATTTCACAAGAAGGTCGACAATATCATTCCAGCTTTTCAATGTGCCGATGATCGTCGGCTCTCCGAGCTGAACATTGAAGATATCTTCACGGACCATCCGTAACGCAATAACCAGGTCATTGAAATCCACCAGATTATTGGTTTCAAAGATGGTGAGAAAGTCCACATCCGAAATCCCGGTGGAATGGTACAATTTCCGCTTCACCGTTTTTAAATAGGCAACCGTGGGAATGGTGTGTTCTTTCATCAGTGCCACACGATCCTCTTTAGACAGGTTCCACCATTCGGCATTTTTCCGAATGGGGATCATAATCGCATAGGTAGACGGATCACCTTCGTATTTCGCCCCTTTCAGTTGTTGAAGCAAATCAGGAAAATCCGGAGCATAATTCAATCCCTTGGTCACCCCGCTGATCGTGTACTCCAAATCCAAATGCCGGCCAAGGCGGGTACTCCGAAGTTGGGTCAGTAATTGCTGGTTGGTTTTGAGTTCAGCGGAATGCAGACGAAGCAAAAAATGGGATTCTGTCGTCAATCCATAAGTCCAATATCCATCCACGGTCACCTGACTTGTGAATGCCTCCAACAGAGCTTTGGCCTCCTCCCCGCCTTTCTGCCTTTCCTCCATCGGCAAATCCTTCCAATCTTTATCCACCTCATAAAGGGCGAAGGTCCCAAACACCGGGGCATCGGCGGCCCAGCTTAACCCAGACAAACAAAATTGCACGACCGTAATGAACAACAAAGATAGTAATACAGGCATATGTTCACTCCTTTTTACCTGAGCCTTATTTTTTAACATGCGAATAGCAAACGTCGGCTTACGGATGACCGGATAGATCTCCCAGGAATCCCCTTAGGAATTTTTGAACGGGAATCACCACACGCGGGTCGACTTTAGAACGGGCACGAGGGAAGAAATAATCTTTTAAGAAATGTTGAGATCTGGAGAAAGGCCACAGCAGAAAAAGGTCAGGAATACCACAAAAAAAATGCTGGTACGGGAGTTTTTGCGGAGGGTCTGCTCCGTGGCGGTAAAGCGGCCATTGCCCTATCAATAGCGCGACTTTCAGAACAGTCGGGACTCTCACGAATATTCCCTTTCCGACTGAATGACTCCGGCCCTACCCGCTAAGAGACCATTGTGGAGAAAACCTCACCAAAGACCTGTGGAGGTCATTCCATATTGACGATCGACCGGAAAACCCCAGGCAAACGCATGGACTTGGATAGTTGTCTTTTATCCCTTCTATCCGTTACACGAGAAAAAAAACGGCCTGTCGAGAGAAACACCCTCGACAGGCCTCAACACAGCTGGATAACTCTGATATTTCTCTAACCGGAAAACACTCCGATCATACTTCTGTCCTTATCTCCCTAAATTGTCTATTGTTGAATTGATGCTTTTACTCCGTTGATTAACCTCCCCCTTTGCCCCTTCCCGGAGTTGATCCACAATTCCCCCGGCTTCTTGTTGGGTGGAACGTTGGGCTTCAATGGCCCGCTCCTTTTGTGTTTCCTTGATGTTCTCTGCCGCATCCTCCATATTTTTCATCTCTCTCTCCTGAGCTTCATTGGCCGCCTGGTTTCTCTCTTCAGCTTGATTCTGTAAATCATCCGCCGTCCCCGTCCCCGCCACGGACAATCCTGATACACCAACTACACACAGTACAGAAAATGCTCCTGATAATATCCAGGTCATAAAAACCTCCCTGAGAAGAATGGTAAAGAGTAGAAAAACAAAGATGCCTCAATATTACCCATGAGACAGATATGCTGTAACTATTGGAAACCCTGGCAGTCAGCTACCCTCTTTTCGGATCTCAAATTTTTTGTACGGACACATAACACCTTGCCTCTTTTATACAATAGAGTCAATTTGCATCATCCCGGCAAATGTTCATCGCCAACCCCTGTGTCCCCTAAAATTGCGTCGGGCGTACCCAAAGGAATACGGAGAATACGGCCAATACCATCCCCGATTCCGGCCCCAGTAGGGATAAGGCCCCCAATAGGGACCATACCCGTATCCGCCTTGAGGAATCAGCGGCCACACTTTCAAGGCTTGAATGGCAAGAACAGGATAATTTTTTTCTTCTGCATCCACTTGCACGGACTTTTGGCCGGTCACTTCGCCTAGAATTGTTACCCGAGTGCCTTCGGGAAGCGTGGCCGGATCAAGAAAGGGCTGCTGAGTGGCAATGAAACGACCTTGGGAGAGAGTCCGATTCCATTTGGGAATCGAATCGCTGTCTAAGGGGATCTGAAGTACCATCACTTCGGTCCGGTCCACGAGACGTTTCGCAGACAGGACGACTCCACCCACCTTGAGAAGGTGTCCGATATGTGCAGAGGGGTCTTGAATCACGTTGGCAAACGACGCACCGGCCGTCACCTGCCCTTCCTGGTTTGTGGAAAACGGGGAGGAGGAAAATGTCGCGCACCCACTCAGGCCAACCAACAGAACCACCAGATGAATACCCCGCATCCCAATTTTCATAGAGCCCTCCTTCACCCCCTTATCTATTATACGCTTTCTCCCCCGTCCTTGAAGAGGAAAGAAGGGTAAGGATCTCTTGTTTGCCGGATTGATGAACTTTCGAATCTATTCGTTGAGAAGCCAACGAGAATGCAAAGACACAGGTGCTCCATCCACGAATCGCAATAATCCCATGCCCAGATGGTTCTTTGACTTGTGATTTCCCTTGTGATTTCCGTTGTTCCAGGTTACATTTCACCTATCACTATCAATTAATGACCTCTACCTACCCAAAAGGAGCAGACAATGGCTGCAAAAAAAGCGGTAAAGAGCACGGCGAGAAATGCCTCCAAAAAGGTCTCTCAAGTTAAGTCAGCGGCAAAGAAAAAATCAGCGACCGTGGCCAAGCAAGCCAAGACAGCGGCCAAAACCGGAGTCAAGAAAGCTAAGACCGCGACCAACCGGGCAAAAAGCACGATTTCCAAAGCCAAGAAAACGGCTACAAAGCGATCCGCCGGCGTTTCCTCGCGTGCGAAGAAAACCGTGAGCCAATTGAAAAAGGAAGGGGCGAAGAAAGTAGCCTCCACCAAAAAGGCCGTCAAAAAGAATACTCGAAAGGGTAAAAGC
Above is a window of Candidatus Nitrospira neomarina DNA encoding:
- a CDS encoding Slp family lipoprotein, whose amino-acid sequence is MKIGMRGIHLVVLLVGLSGCATFSSSPFSTNQEGQVTAGASFANVIQDPSAHIGHLLKVGGVVLSAKRLVDRTEVMVLQIPLDSDSIPKWNRTLSQGRFIATQQPFLDPATLPEGTRVTILGEVTGQKSVQVDAEEKNYPVLAIQALKVWPLIPQGGYGYGPYWGPYPYWGRNRGWYWPYSPYSFGYARRNFRGHRGWR
- the pdhA gene encoding pyruvate dehydrogenase (acetyl-transferring) E1 component subunit alpha, whose product is MAKSTVEHHSNKNDFLTLYRDMLLIRRFEEKSAEMYALAKIAGFLHLYIGQEAVAVGCMHAIRPDDYVITSYRDHGHCLAKGSDPKNVMAELFGKATGLCKGKGGSMHLIDVERHFMGGYAIVGGHLPLAVGLAFASRYRKEDRVVLCFFGDGAVPSGHTHEAFNLAALWKLPVIFICENNRYGMGTPVEREMLLYKDIAERARAHGIEAEQVDGMDVLAVKELTAGVVKKLRKEPQPYFIEASTYRFMGHSMSDPAHGHYRTKEEVGEARKQDPLIFLKSRILQDGLATEADFKQMDKDVIETVTEAVKFADESPFPEPGALHEDVLVE
- a CDS encoding DUF1207 domain-containing protein → MTQPVASLAADSTVPTTTHTGLRKWTNVIVFLLCCIFGWMPNAIAVEDSYIAGYAAAVLQHEFNATNASLIVKDGVVTVYAVSLGTLDRTKVQTALENIPGVKRVEVIEGNADSVTPKPPPSDAITQEIPKPESKFLPNGLLFDPLHADPRWPHFSVTYRDISKGSEPSKTGSANFGETFAIYRNAAPFDGQWEIAFQGGVFSVFDLDASSKDLVNADYTAGLLASYRTGSLSGFLRIHHQSSHLGDEFILNNQPNRINLSYEEIDAKLSYELFDWFRVYGGGGILVNRDPDSLGRGTSQFGAELTSPWTLLSGKIRPVAYGDFQVNERSNWIINRSLMAGLQFENARIGDRKLQLLMEYYKGASPNGQFYSQRTEWIGVGLHLYY
- a CDS encoding chlorite dismutase family protein, encoding MPVLLSLLFITVVQFCLSGLSWAADAPVFGTFALYEVDKDWKDLPMEERQKGGEEAKALLEAFTSQVTVDGYWTYGLTTESHFLLRLHSAELKTNQQLLTQLRSTRLGRHLDLEYTISGVTKGLNYAPDFPDLLQQLKGAKYEGDPSTYAIMIPIRKNAEWWNLSKEDRVALMKEHTIPTVAYLKTVKRKLYHSTGISDVDFLTIFETNNLVDFNDLVIALRMVREDIFNVQLGEPTIIGTLKSWNDIVDLLVK